From Verrucomicrobiota bacterium, a single genomic window includes:
- a CDS encoding virulence RhuM family protein, translating into MNDEPLPQSEIILYQTEDGRTRIQCRFENETVWLTQALIAELFEIGVNTVNYHLKAIFAEGEVRPEATIRYYRIVRAEGRREVAREIEHYNLDAILAVGFRVRSHRGTKFRRWAIGRLNEYLVKGFTMDDERLKNPPGKGQKDYFDEQLERIRDIRSSERRFYQKVLDIYATSVDYTPNTEMSQQFFATVQNKMHWAAHGQTAAEVIHARVDAAKPFMGLLTTRPGGIIRKEDVSIAKNYLGAEKLGTLNRIVNACIEFAELRALQRKVMPMRDWIAKLDEFLKLSEHELLDHAGKITAEQAKMKAELEYDPYRKLLDAQPRAVDLDFDKAVKDLKKLPSRRKPKPTKS; encoded by the coding sequence ATGAACGACGAGCCATTGCCCCAATCTGAAATCATCCTCTATCAGACGGAGGACGGGCGGACACGCATCCAGTGTCGCTTTGAGAATGAAACGGTCTGGCTCACGCAGGCACTCATTGCGGAGTTGTTCGAGATCGGCGTGAACACGGTGAATTACCATCTGAAGGCGATCTTTGCCGAGGGAGAGGTGCGCCCGGAGGCAACTATTCGATATTATCGAATAGTTCGAGCCGAGGGCCGCCGGGAGGTGGCGCGGGAAATCGAACACTACAATCTGGACGCCATTCTCGCCGTGGGCTTCCGGGTGCGCAGCCACCGGGGCACGAAGTTCCGGCGGTGGGCCATCGGACGCTTGAACGAGTATCTGGTGAAGGGTTTCACCATGGACGACGAGCGGCTGAAGAATCCGCCGGGCAAGGGCCAGAAGGATTACTTTGACGAGCAACTGGAGCGCATCCGGGACATCCGGTCATCGGAGCGGCGCTTTTACCAGAAGGTGCTGGATATTTACGCGACGAGCGTGGACTACACGCCGAACACGGAGATGTCGCAGCAGTTCTTCGCCACGGTGCAGAACAAGATGCACTGGGCGGCACACGGCCAGACGGCGGCGGAGGTGATCCACGCACGGGTGGATGCGGCGAAGCCCTTCATGGGACTGCTAACGACGCGGCCCGGCGGCATCATCCGCAAGGAGGATGTGTCCATCGCTAAGAACTACCTCGGCGCGGAGAAACTCGGCACGCTGAACCGGATCGTGAACGCCTGCATCGAGTTTGCCGAACTGCGCGCGCTGCAACGCAAGGTGATGCCGATGCGGGACTGGATCGCGAAGCTGGATGAGTTTCTGAAGCTCTCCGAACACGAGCTGCTGGATCACGCGGGCAAAATCACGGCCGAGCAGGCGAAGATGAAGGCGGAGCTGGAATACGACCCCTACCGGAAGCTGCTGGATGCGCAGCCGCGCGCCGTGGATCTGGATTTTGACAAGGCGGTGAAGGACTTGAAGAAGCTGCCGAGCCGGCGCAAACCCAAACCCACGAAGTCATGA
- the tnpA gene encoding IS200/IS605 family transposase, whose amino-acid sequence MSSTYLSLHYHLVFSTKNREPLIASEWRARLHDYLGGTIRGLGGFPEGIGGVADHVHLFVGLKATHCLADVMRELKKAASTWVRDEIGLRAFAWQEGYAAFTVSATSREAVRHYIANQEEHHRAKSFREELVEMLNKAGVEYDPQYFD is encoded by the coding sequence ATGTCCTCGACCTACCTGAGCCTGCATTACCATCTCGTGTTCTCCACCAAGAATCGCGAACCTCTCATCGCGTCCGAATGGCGGGCGCGTCTGCACGACTATCTCGGCGGGACGATTCGCGGGCTGGGCGGTTTTCCCGAAGGCATCGGCGGCGTGGCCGACCACGTTCATCTGTTCGTCGGCTTGAAGGCCACGCATTGCCTGGCGGATGTCATGCGCGAATTGAAAAAGGCAGCCTCGACATGGGTGCGTGATGAAATCGGTTTGCGCGCCTTCGCCTGGCAGGAGGGTTACGCCGCGTTTACCGTCAGCGCGACCTCGCGGGAGGCGGTGCGGCATTACATCGCCAATCAGGAGGAGCATCACCGGGCGAAATCGTTCCGCGAAGAACTGGTGGAGATGCTGAACAAGGCCGGAGTCGAATATGACCCGCAATACTTTGATTGA